The sequence TAGAAATTAATTAAAATAGGGAGCTTTCAACTTTTGTTGAAGACTCCCTATTTTCTATTTTTTAATTCTAATAAAAACTAAAGTAAATATTAAAAGTAGTAATTGATACCAAAGTAGAGGAATCAGATCAAAAGGAGATACCTGTTCATTAGCAAAATTTAAAAGTATCAACATTTGAGCTCCATATGGAAGTAATCCTTGAAAAATACATGAAAATATATCTAAAATAGCTGCACTCTCTTTAGGATCTATATCATATTTTTTAGAGATATTTTTTGCAATGGAACCATTAATAATAATAGCTACTGTATTGTTTGCTACAGCCATATCTGTTACAGATACAAGAAGTCCTATTCCTAATTTGGCAGTTTTTTTACCAATGATTAATTTTTGAATATGCTCAATTAACCATTGTATACCTCCAGCTTTTGTTGTCATAGCAGCAAGTCCTCCAGAAAGAAGAGAAAGTAAAAAAATCTCATTCATTCCTAAAAAACCATTGTAAATCTCCTTTGAAAGTGAAAGAAGTGTGAAATCTCCATATATAACTCCTATCAAGCCAGCAACAATAATTCCAAATGTAAGAACTATAAAAACATTTAAACCACTAACAGCCATAATTAAAACGCTTATGTATGGTAAAATTTTCAAAAGACTATAATTTAAAACTTCCATATGAGTAACAACTTTAGAAGTTCCAAAAATAAGTAAAAGTATAATTGTTGTAATAGCGGCAGGAACAGCTATATAGGAATTAACTTTGAATTTATCTTTCATCTCTACCCCTTGAGTACGAGTAGCAGCTATTGTAGTATTAGAGATAATAGAAAGGTTATCTCCAAACATAGCTCCTCCCATAACAGCTGCAAGCATAAGAGGTAGTGAAACACCACTCTTTTCAGCTAGTCCTACAGCAATAGGAGCTATAGAGACAATAGAACCAACAGAAGTTCCTGTAGCTGTTGAGATAAAAGAGGCTACTATGAAAATACTAGGAACTAAGAACTTAACTGGGATGTATGATAGAGCTAGATTCACTGTAGAATCAACTCCACCCATAGTTTTAGCTACACTGGCAAAGGCACCAGCCAAAAGATAGATTATACACATAGTTATAATATCTTGATGCCCACACCCCTCTAAGAATACATGAAACTTTTCTTTTATACTTCCTTTAAAAAGAATAAACGCAGAAATAATACCTATAGATACAGCAATAGGTGAAGGAAGTTGATAAAAGGCCATTGAAACCCCTTGAATTTGTAAAAATATACCTACCCCCAAGTAAAAAAGTACAAATATTAGTAATGGAATCAATCCAATAAAACTACTTCTTTCATTATGTATCATTAAACTAAACCTCCCAAGAAAAATTTTAAAATAAAATTTACTCTTCAGTTTATCATTAAATCCAAAAAAATACAACAATTGTTTGAAAATTTATTTCAAGATTATATAAAAAAGAGACTGAAAAATAATCAGTCTCTAGATTAGTATAGAAAAGGCTTCTATTTAAATTAAGCAAATAATCCGAATATAAAAGATCCAAGTATAAGCATCATAGCTCCTCCAACTCTAGAAGAGATTTGAGCAAAAGACATTAAATCCATTCTATGAGCAGCTCCTAATACAGCAACATCTCCAGAACCACCCCTATTAGCCATACAAAGTCCAGCTGTTATAGCAGCTTCGATTGGATAGAACTTCATTTTTTTAGAAACTACCATAATAAATCCAACAGCACCAAAGACAATGGCTAAAGCAATAACAAGATTACCGAAAGTAATAGAATTAATAATCTCTTGAACATCAGTACCAAATCCTACTGCTCCCATTAAAACCCAAATAGTATATTTTGAGAAGAATGTTTGCATATTTTTAGCTCCAGCTTTTAATGTAGGAGGAACAATGTTTAACATATTAAGAATAATACAATATATAACAAGAAAAGCAAGTCTATGCATTTCAAAAGATAAACTTAAAGAGCTCCAAAGCATTGCTGAAATATGAGAAATCATAAATATAACTCCAGTAAATATTAAAGCAGCAGCAAATTCTTTTTGACTAACTTCTAATTTAATTTCTTCATCTTTAACTACTTCTTTCCCCTCTTCAATAATTAAATTTCCATTTCCAGTAAGTTTTTGATATTTAGATCCTAATTTATTAAGTAAGGCACCTGTTAAGATAGCAATTACATTGGCAACTGTAAGAATAGAAATTGCAAAAGCAAACCATTCACTAGCTGGTCTACCAGTTTTTTGAGCCCACATTTCAGACATTGGAATTGCTCCAGCTCCAGTTCCACCACCCATTATAGGAAGAACGTAATTCATCATGACATCAAGAGGTTTAATACCAAAAATTAAACCAGCTAAAATTCCACAAACACTAGCCCCTATAACTCCGATTATAATGAGTGGAATATATCCAGAGATTGCTTTAAATAAAACATTTCTATTAACAGTTAAAACAGAACCTACAACTAATGCTGGAATAAAAAGCTCTAGAAAATTAACAGGTTGTTTGTCATAAAATGTAGCAATAGATTTTAAAACAGGTTCAGGTACTAATTTATATGTTCCCATTATAGCTGACATAAGGAATACAAGTACGGTACCACCACCGATATAATCATTCCAAAACGGAATTCTATCTCCTATTTCACCAAATAATATACCAAATACTGCTAATACAGTAAAAATAATTAAAAAATTTGGTCTAATAAAAGCAGAAGTTTTACCACCAAATGGACAGTAAACCGAGAAAATTACTACTAATAGTAAAAAAGAAAATATTGGTAAAGAAAGACCACTCCATTTACTCTCTTTAAGACTAAAAAGTTCAGAAAAATTTTTCTTAGCCATAGAAACACTCCTTTTTAAATAAAATAGTTTTATCCCGTTGAGATTTTGGGAATAAATTTGCATATGGTAATATGCCAAGTTATTATATAGATATAGTACTCTGTATACAAAAATATATCTTATTATACAGTATACATTATTTTTGTTAAAAGTCAATGTTTTTTTGTTTTATATGCAACCCTATTGATCTAATATAATATTAATACAACGTAAAAAGAGAAAACAAAAGATATTGACAAATAAAAATATATGTAATATAATCATATTATTATAATTGTATACAATATACAATAATAAAAATATAATGTAATTTAAAAGTCAATAAATATTTAAATTAAAAGAATTTAAAGAATTAAAGGAGGAAATAGATGAAGTTAAAGATAACAGAGACTTCGCTAAGAGATGGGCATCAGTCTTTAATAGCTACAAGACTAAAAACTGAAGAAATACTTCCTATTTTAGAAAAAATGGATAATGTAGGATATTATTCATTAGAGGTTTGGGGAGGGGCAACATTTGATGCATGTATTAGATTTTTAAATGAAGATCCTTGGGAAAGATTGAGAGCGATAAGAGCTAGGGTAAAAAAAACAAAACTACAAATGTTAATAAGAGGGCAGAACTTATTAGGATATAAACACTATGCTGATGATGTAGTGGAAGAATTTGTAAAGAAATCTATTGAGAATGGAATTGACATAATAAGAGCTTTTGATGCATTAAATGACTATAGAAATTTAGAAGCTACAATTAAAGCTGTGAAAAAATATAAAGGGCATTGTCAAGGATGTATAGCTTATACAACAAGTGACGTACATACAATAGATTATTATGTAAAAAAAGTTTTAGAATTAGAAAAAATGGAAGTAGATTCTGTTTGTATTAAAGATATGGCTGGGATATTGCTTCCAGAAACTGGTGCTGAATTAATAAAAAGAATAAAAAATGTGACAAAGTTACCAATTGAATTGCATACTCACTGTACAGGAGGAATAGCTGAAATTTTGTATATGAAAGCAATAGAAGCTGGTGTTGATATAATAGATACAGCAATCTCACCTTTTTCAGGAGGAACAAGTCAACCAGCAACTGAAGTCTTTGCACAATTATTAAAAGGAACAGAGAGAGATCCAAAACTTAATTTAGAACTATTAGGAGAGATAGCAGACTATTTTAAACCTATAAAAGAAAAATATAGAATTGAAGGAATATTAAATCCAAAAGTTATGGATACAGAACCTAAAACATTAGCTTATCAAGTACCAGGTGGAATGTTATCAAATTTAATGTCTCAACTAGAACAGCAAAAAGCTTTAGATAAATATGAAGATGTTTTAAGAGAAATTCCTAGAGTAAGAAAAGATTTAGGTTATCCACCATTAGTTACACCATTATCACAGATGGTAGGGACGCAAGCTGTATTTAATGTACTTTTAGGAGAAAGATATAAGGTAGTACCAAAGGAAATAAGAGACTATGTATCTGGATTATATGGAAAGTCTCCAGCACCAATAGATTTAGAAATTCAAAAGAAAATAATAGGAGATAAAGAACCATTAAAATGTAGACCTGCTGATTTAATAGCTCCAGAAATGGAAAAATTAACAGCTGAGATAAAAGGACTTGCTAAAACAACAGAAGATGTGTTGATGTATGCATTATTTCCTGAAAATGCTAAGAAATTTTTAGAAAATAGAGATAAACCTCAAGTAGAAGAGTATGAAATAAATTTATTTGTATAGAGGAGGAAGAGTAGTGGATATAAATATGAGTTTTTTCCAAGGGCTTCAACTTTCAATAATATCAATGTTAATAGTATTTGGATTACTATATGCTATTTCATTAGTATTAAGTGCTTTTAGATTAGTATTTAAAGAAAGTAAAGAGATAAAGGAAATTATAGAAAAAAAAGTTTCTATACCAGTTAAAGAAGTTGTAAACTCAAAGGGAATAAGTTTTGAAGAGCTGGAAAAGGATCAAGATATGCTAGTGGCCGCAATGGTTGCTTCTATGGAAGCTGCAGGAGAAAATAAAGTAAATAATTTTAAAATTGTTAAAATAAGACAGATATAGGAGGAGAAATGAAAAAGATATATAAAGTAAAAGTCAACGGGAAAGTATATGAGGTAGAATTAGAAGAAGTAAAAACAGTAGAGGGAAAAATAGTAACTGAAACAAAAGAGGTAAAAGTAGCTCCAACAATTCCGGTAGCAACAAGTGGAGAAAAAATAGAAGCACCAATGCCAGGTGTAATAGTTGATATTAAAGTAAAAGTAGGAGATACAGTAAAAGACGGAGATTTAGTAGCAGTTTTAGAAGCTATGAAAATGGAAACAGAGATATTTTCTTCAAAAGCAGGAGTAGTATCAGCTATTAATGTTTCTAAAGGATCACAAGTAGAATTAGGAGATGCAATAATAACTTTATAATAAAAGAGGAGGAAAAAAATGCTTAATATATTGATAGATTTTATAGGAAGCACGGGTTTTTCAGCTTTGACTTATAAAGAGATAATAATGATAATGATATCTTGTGCATTTCTATATTTAGCAATAAAAAAGGGGTATGAACCATATCTATTAATACCAATAGCAACAGGAATGTTACTAGTAAATTTACCTTTAGCAGAATTAATGGATAAAGGGGGATTAATTTATTACTTATATAAAGGAACAGAGCTAGGAATATATCCACCATTGATATTTTTATGTGTAGGAGCTGGAACAGATTTTGGACCATTGATAGCAAATCCAAAAAGTATATTGTTAGGTGCAGCAGCACAATTAGGAATATTCTTTTCATTTTTAGGAGCAATAGCATTAGGTTTTACAGGGCCAGAAGCGGCATCAATAGGAATAATAGGGGGAGCAGATGGACCAACAGCTATTTATTTAACTTCTCAATTAGCACCAAACCTATTAGGACCAATAGCTTTAGCAGCATACTCTTATATGGCATTAGTTCCAATAATACAACCACCAATAATAAGATTGCTTACAACTAAAGAAGAAAGAAAGATAAAGATGGAACAAGCAAGGGTAGTAACAAAAAATGAAAAAATTGTTTTTCCAATAATTGTAATGGTTTTAGTTTCTTTATTATTACCGAGTGCTGCATCATTGATAGGAATGTTGATGTTTGGA is a genomic window of Candidatus Fusobacterium pullicola containing:
- a CDS encoding Na+/H+ antiporter NhaC family protein, translating into MIHNERSSFIGLIPLLIFVLFYLGVGIFLQIQGVSMAFYQLPSPIAVSIGIISAFILFKGSIKEKFHVFLEGCGHQDIITMCIIYLLAGAFASVAKTMGGVDSTVNLALSYIPVKFLVPSIFIVASFISTATGTSVGSIVSIAPIAVGLAEKSGVSLPLMLAAVMGGAMFGDNLSIISNTTIAATRTQGVEMKDKFKVNSYIAVPAAITTIILLLIFGTSKVVTHMEVLNYSLLKILPYISVLIMAVSGLNVFIVLTFGIIVAGLIGVIYGDFTLLSLSKEIYNGFLGMNEIFLLSLLSGGLAAMTTKAGGIQWLIEHIQKLIIGKKTAKLGIGLLVSVTDMAVANNTVAIIINGSIAKNISKKYDIDPKESAAILDIFSCIFQGLLPYGAQMLILLNFANEQVSPFDLIPLLWYQLLLLIFTLVFIRIKK
- a CDS encoding sodium ion-translocating decarboxylase subunit beta, which translates into the protein MLNILIDFIGSTGFSALTYKEIIMIMISCAFLYLAIKKGYEPYLLIPIATGMLLVNLPLAELMDKGGLIYYLYKGTELGIYPPLIFLCVGAGTDFGPLIANPKSILLGAAAQLGIFFSFLGAIALGFTGPEAASIGIIGGADGPTAIYLTSQLAPNLLGPIALAAYSYMALVPIIQPPIIRLLTTKEERKIKMEQARVVTKNEKIVFPIIVMVLVSLLLPSAASLIGMLMFGNLIKESGVVPKLADTATNTMMYMITIILGLTVGAKANAEAFLNPQTLKIIVLGLIAFSVGTAGGVLFGKIMCKLSGGKINPMIGAAGVSAVPMAARVVQKVGQEENPSNFLLMHAMGPNVAGVIGSAVAAGILLNVF
- a CDS encoding oxaloacetate decarboxylase subunit alpha; this encodes MKLKITETSLRDGHQSLIATRLKTEEILPILEKMDNVGYYSLEVWGGATFDACIRFLNEDPWERLRAIRARVKKTKLQMLIRGQNLLGYKHYADDVVEEFVKKSIENGIDIIRAFDALNDYRNLEATIKAVKKYKGHCQGCIAYTTSDVHTIDYYVKKVLELEKMEVDSVCIKDMAGILLPETGAELIKRIKNVTKLPIELHTHCTGGIAEILYMKAIEAGVDIIDTAISPFSGGTSQPATEVFAQLLKGTERDPKLNLELLGEIADYFKPIKEKYRIEGILNPKVMDTEPKTLAYQVPGGMLSNLMSQLEQQKALDKYEDVLREIPRVRKDLGYPPLVTPLSQMVGTQAVFNVLLGERYKVVPKEIRDYVSGLYGKSPAPIDLEIQKKIIGDKEPLKCRPADLIAPEMEKLTAEIKGLAKTTEDVLMYALFPENAKKFLENRDKPQVEEYEINLFV
- a CDS encoding OadG family protein, which encodes MDINMSFFQGLQLSIISMLIVFGLLYAISLVLSAFRLVFKESKEIKEIIEKKVSIPVKEVVNSKGISFEELEKDQDMLVAAMVASMEAAGENKVNNFKIVKIRQI
- a CDS encoding 2-hydroxycarboxylate transporter family protein; translation: MAKKNFSELFSLKESKWSGLSLPIFSFLLLVVIFSVYCPFGGKTSAFIRPNFLIIFTVLAVFGILFGEIGDRIPFWNDYIGGGTVLVFLMSAIMGTYKLVPEPVLKSIATFYDKQPVNFLELFIPALVVGSVLTVNRNVLFKAISGYIPLIIIGVIGASVCGILAGLIFGIKPLDVMMNYVLPIMGGGTGAGAIPMSEMWAQKTGRPASEWFAFAISILTVANVIAILTGALLNKLGSKYQKLTGNGNLIIEEGKEVVKDEEIKLEVSQKEFAAALIFTGVIFMISHISAMLWSSLSLSFEMHRLAFLVIYCIILNMLNIVPPTLKAGAKNMQTFFSKYTIWVLMGAVGFGTDVQEIINSITFGNLVIALAIVFGAVGFIMVVSKKMKFYPIEAAITAGLCMANRGGSGDVAVLGAAHRMDLMSFAQISSRVGGAMMLILGSFIFGLFA
- a CDS encoding biotin/lipoyl-binding protein — its product is MKKIYKVKVNGKVYEVELEEVKTVEGKIVTETKEVKVAPTIPVATSGEKIEAPMPGVIVDIKVKVGDTVKDGDLVAVLEAMKMETEIFSSKAGVVSAINVSKGSQVELGDAIITL